The genomic DNA GTCCGGAGCGGGGCAGCGCCCCTACCTGACGACGTCGAACCGTCTCATGGGGTTCGGCCGGGCCGGCACTCGAACACAGATCCCGATCTTCTCTGAGGACTATGCCCTCGGGTACCTCACCGGCATGATCAGGGGCGATGGCATGGTCTTTCGCGGCGACTACCGGCGTTCGAACGGTGGGATCAACCGTGTCAGCCAGTTCCGCCTCGCGCTGGCCGACCTGGAGGCGCTCGACCGAACGAGGGGATACCTGCGCAGGTACGGAATCGACCTCCCCCGTTCGAATTCGCTCCGGCAACTCCCACGCGGAGGCGAATGGTCGGCATCCGCACCGCGCAGCGTGCGCATGTCGAAACCATCGAATCGCTCATCGCATGGCCCGACGCGCGCTCGGCAGGATGGGACGCCGGCTTCCTCAGCGGCGTCTTCGATGCCGAGGGGTCGTGCAGCGGTGGCATCCTCCGTTTCAGCAACTCCAACGAGGAGATCCTCACGTCGATCGAGCGGGGGCTCGCTCGGTTCGGTCTGGCTTCCATTCGCGACCCGGTGCGGCTCAACGGTGTGGCGAACATCCGCTTGCTCGGCGGGCTGCCGGCGCGTTCTGCCTTCTTCGGCATCGTGCAGCCGGCGATCACGCGCAAATTGTCGCTCATCGGGGCGGCGGTGAAGACCGTCGCCGATCTGCGGGTCGTGTCGATCGAGCCGATCGAGGGCGGCTCGCAGCAGCTCGTCGACATCACCACGACGACGGGCGACTTCATCGCGGAGGGCGTGGTGAGCCACAACTGCTTCGCGCGGCCCACACATCAGTATCTCGATCTCGACGCGGGCGACGACTTCGACCGGCAGATCGTGGTGAAGGTGAACGTCGCCGACGTGCTGCGCACCGAGTTGGCGCGGCCGTCGTGGGGGCACGACCCGGTCGCGCTGGGCACGAACACCGACCCGTACCAGCGTGCCGAGGGCCGGTACCGGCTGATGCCCGGCATCATCGACGCGCTCGCCTCGAGCGGCACGCCGTTCAGCATCCTCACCAAGGGCACGCTGCTGCGGCGCGACCTGCCGCTGCTGACGGATGCCTCGCAGCAGGTGCCGATCGACCTCGCGATGTCGATCGCCGTGTACGACGACGACCTGCAGCGGTCGGTCGAACCGGGCACTCCGTCGACCGATGCCCGACTCGCGACGGTGACGGCCGCGCGCGACGCGGGGTTCGACTGCACGGTGTTCCTGATGCCGATCCTGCCGTACCTCACCGATACCCGGGCGCATCTCGACGATGCGCTGCGGCGGGCGAAGGCGGCCGGCGCGACCGGCGTCATCCACTCGGCGCTGCACCTCAGGGGCGCGGTGAAGCCGTGGTTCCTGCAGTGGCTCGAGCGGGAGCACCCCGAACTGGTGCCGAAGTACCGGGCGATGTATCCGGGGGCGGCGGCCTACGCGCCGAAGGCGTATCGCGACTGGCTGGCCGAGCGCATCCGCCCGCTCATCCGGGCGCACGGACTCGTGCGCGTGCGCGAAGATCCGGCGACCGGGGGCGTGCGCTTCACCGCCCGGTCGGCCGGCGCGCGCATCGGCCGACCGGGCGCTCCGGGTCTCGCCCCGCCCGCCGCCGGCGCCGTCGGACCGGCCGCGCACGACACCGCGCCGACCCTCTTCTGACGCCCCGCACACGATCACCGCCGACACAGAACCTGCGCGCATCCGCGCTCGATGGGATAATCCGGACAGGCCGGTCCACCGGCCGTACGCACAGACGCGTCGGACCCGAACGGAGGCGGCATGGCGTTGGGGTTGCCCGATCACCTCTCCCGGGGCGTCATGAGCCGCGCCTTCGCCCGCGCCGGGCACGCTGCCGCGCTCGTCTGCGTCGCCGTCGCCGGCATCGTCGGCCTCGTCGTCGCGATCGGCGCCGTCGAGCCGCGCGGGCTCATCGCGTTCGGCGTCGCGCTCGCGTTCGCAGGGCTCATCGGACTCATCGACCTGCGCCCGACGATCACGAACACGCTCGTCTACCTCGCCGGCGGGACGGCGATCGTCTTCGCCGCCGCGGTGCTCGTGATGAGCCGCGACGACCTGTTCACCGACTCGAACAACGTGCTGCTCTCGCTTCCGCGCACGGCGCTGATCCTCGTCGGCGGCGCCGGCATCGGCACGGGCATCGCCGTGGTCTGGGCGTCGCTCGGCTGGGCGCTCGGCGAAGCGGTGGTTTTCGTGGCGTGCACCATCGTGGGCGGCGCGTGGGTGATCAACGTGCCGTCGCTGCTCGTCCTGCTGATGCTCGTCGCCATCCGCAGCTTCGACGGCCTCGCACGCCGATCGCAGCGCCAGCGGGCGATCGGCCTCGCCCGGGCCGGTCGCCAAGCGCGCGAGCTCGCCCTCCGGCACGAGTACGAACTCCGGGCCACCGCACGACTGCACGACACCGTGCTCGGACATCTCGTGGCGATCTCCGACGCCGGTTCGGGGCCGGTGAGCGACCGGTTGCGCGCCGGCATCCGGCACGACCTGGGGCTCGTGATCGGCCGCGACTGGGCCGTCGATCGCCGGGGCGAATCCGCGCCCACGGCGACGGTCGGCGACGCGCTGCCGCCCGAACTGCTGCCGCTCGCCTTCACCGCGATGGCCGACGCGAGCCTGCGGGTGCGCGTCACGGGCGACCTGTCGGTGCTGTCGCGGGTGCCGCCCGAGCAGCTCGCCGAACTCGACGCCGCGGTCGCGCAGTGCATCGTGAACGTCGCCCGCCACGCGCAGGTCGACGAGATGGAACTCGCGGTCGGCGTCGGCGGCGGCGAAGTGACGGTCGCCGTCATGGACAGCGGCGTCGGGTTCGACACCTCGCACGTGCCCGAAGACCGCATCGGCCTGCGCACCTCGATCCGCGCCCGGGTCGAGCAGGCCGGCGGCACGGTGCGGCTCTGGTCGACCGAAGGCATCGGCACGACCGTCGTGCTCACCCTGCCGCTGGAACCCCACGACGATCGTCCGACCGCGGGGGAGGCGAACGCATGAACACCGGCCTGCGCATCACGCAACAAGAGCTCGATCCGCTCGGCGCCGTCGCGGCGCGGGGCCTCGTCCTGACCGGCGCGGTCGCCGCGACCCTGCTCGCCACCGGGCTCACGCTCGTGCACGCCGGTGAACTGCGCTCGGCGCCCGCGGCCGCGCTCGGGGTGCTGCTCGTCGCAATCGCCGGCGCGATGGCCGTCATCGGCACGTCACCGGCACGCGGCCCGTTCACGTCGGAACGGCTCGGGCTGGTCGTCGTGCTCGCCGGCGGCGGCGCGATCGCCGAGTTCGTGTCGACCGCCGGCGAGGACCGCTACCTGTACGACGATTACGGGGCCGCGGTGGTGGGGCTGCTCATCCTCGTGCTCGCACCGTTCTGCAGTTGGCGTGCGCTCGCGCTCGCCGGCGTGCTGTCGGCCGCCGTCCTCTCGATCCTCGTCGTCGGCGGCACGTCGATCGTCGTGCCCCTCGGCCCGCTGCCCGCGACGATCCTCGTGCGGGTCGCGGTGGTGCTCGCGATGTCGGCCGCGGCGGCCGCGTATTCGGCGTCGCTCGCAGCCGACGTGCTGCGGTGGCAGCGGGAGGCGAACCGCGCCGCGCTCGCCCGCGCGGTGGCCGCGGCATCCGGTCGCTCGCGCCCCACCGCGGGGCGCACCTCGCCGGTGGCCGTCCTCTCAGGCGAGGTGCTGCCGTTCCTCGCCGGGGTGATGACCTCCGACCGCATCAGCGTCGACGACGCCGACCGCGCCCGCGATCTCGCCGAGGCGCTGCGCCGGGCCGTGCGCGAGGGCGTCGAGGCGACCTGGCTCGACGATCTCGCGAGCGCGCTGACCGCCGACGAAGGCATCGCGATCGAGGTCGCCGACGAGGCATCCGATGCACGAAGCTTCACCGAAGACCAGCGCTCGGCCGTCGCTGCCCTGCTGTCGTGGCTCGCGGGCGGCGGCCGCACCTCCGCGGTGCGCGTGGTCCTGCGTCGCCAGGAGGGCGCCGGCACCTCCGCAAGCCCGCCGAGCGTGCGCCGCGCCGCGCGCCGGTTCGCGCTCGACGACGCGGCCAGCAGCCTCGGCCACGTCGTCATCGACGCGACACCCGGCCCGCGGCCGCCGAGCCGTCGCGAACTGCGCCGCTTCGCGTCGATCGCGCGCGCGTTCGGCATGGGCGCTCGCACCGCCGTCACAGGAGAGAATGTGATGGTGGAGTTGCGATATGTCATCGAGTGAACGGGTGCGCGACTGATGGCGAAGCTGTACTTCCGATACGGCGCGATGAACTCGGGCAAATCGACCGCCCTGCTGCAAGCCGCGTTCAACTACGAAGAACGCGGGCACGAGGTGCTGCTCGCCAAACCGGCGGTCGACACGAAAGGCGACCGCGAGATCGTGTCGCGACTCGGCGTGACCCGCGAGGTCGACTTCACGATCGGCCCAGACGACGAGGTGCTGCCGCTGTTCGAACGGCAGCGGGCCGCGGTCGTCGAACGCACCGGGCGCGACGTGAGCTGCCTGCTCGTCGACGAGGCGCAGTTCCTCACGGCGAACCAGGTCGACGATCTGCTGCGCATCGCCCTCATGGACGACGTGCCGGTGCTCGCCTACGGCATCCGCACCGACTTCCAGACCGTCGCGTTCGGCGGCAGCCGGCGCCTGCTCGAGGTGGCGCACTCGCTCGAAGAGCTGAAGACCATCTGCCGGTGCGGGCGCAAGGCGATCTTCAACGGCCGGCTCATCGACGGACGCTACGTCTTCGACGGCGACCAGGTCGCGATCGACGGGCAGGATGTCACGTACGAGTCGCTGTGCGGCGCCTGCTACCTGCAGGAGTCGGGCGGGGTGCTGAACGGGCGGCACTGAGGCGTGGGCGGGCGGACCTCGCTCGCGCTGCGGCCGGTGGGGACACCCGCAGCGTAGAGCCGAACATTGCTCGGATACTAGCCCGCAAGCGGGGAGAGCCCGCGGCTCGTGCCTCCGGCGGCGGTGACTCAGGGCGGTTCGGATGCCTCAGCTCACGACCAGCAGGACGAGCAGACCGTTCGACACGGCATGCGCGATGATCGCCCCGCCGATGCGGCCGGTGAGCGCCGCGAGGATGCCGCACCCGAGCCCGACCGTGAACGAGCTGAGCTCGAGCACGACTGCGGTGCCCGGCGAGGTGGCCTCGAGCAGGTGCAGCAGGGCGAACACGAGCGCCGTCGCGACGATGCCGATCGCGGCCGCCGTACGCGGGCGGGCGCTGGCCGCGCGGGAGCGGTCGGTGACTGCGCGCTGGGTGAGTCCGCGGAAGAACACCTCTTCGATGAGCGGGCCGATGAGCACCGGTGCGACGAGCAGGGTGAACCAGGCCCACGCCGGGTCGACGCCGAACGCGACGCCCGATCCCGACATCCGCCCCCAGACGGCGGTCTCGATCACTGCCGAGACCCCGCGCACAAGGCATCCGACCCCGAAGCCCCAGAGCAGGTCGATCCACCGGAACCGCAGGCCGAGGTCGTGCACGAACGATCCGCTGCCGTGCCTGCGCACCGCGACGACGACGGCGATCGCGAGCGGGATCCAGACGACGAGGTAGGCGGCGAACAACTGCACCGGCTCGGGGATGACGACGGTGCGGACGAGCCATCCCCACGCGACGATCGCGACGATCGCGACGACCAGGGCGACCGCGCCGACGACGAGTCGGCGCCGCGCGTTCGCAGCCGTCTCAGCGGCGTCGTCGCCGAGACGTGCGCCGTCAGAACGGTTCACGTACGTGAGCGTAACGGTCGAACTGTGGCAGCATGATCGAAGCGGACGTTTGCGGCGGGGGCTGCGGGACGCGTTGGGGGGCTTGTGGAGCTTTCGGACTACATCCGGGTGCTGCGGCAGAACTGGATCATCATCGTCGCCTGCGCGCTGCTCGGGATCGGCGCGGCGGCCGCGTACTCGTTCGTGCAGACCCCGAAGTACAGTTCGTCGGCGAAGGTGTTCGTCTCGACATCGACCGGCGGCACCATCGGCGAGATGCAGCAGGGCAACGCCTTCACGCAACAGCGGGTGACGACGTACGCCGACCTGGCGACGACG from Agromyces larvae includes the following:
- a CDS encoding radical SAM protein; protein product: MVGIRTAQRAHVETIESLIAWPDARSAGWDAGFLSGVFDAEGSCSGGILRFSNSNEEILTSIERGLARFGLASIRDPVRLNGVANIRLLGGLPARSAFFGIVQPAITRKLSLIGAAVKTVADLRVVSIEPIEGGSQQLVDITTTTGDFIAEGVVSHNCFARPTHQYLDLDAGDDFDRQIVVKVNVADVLRTELARPSWGHDPVALGTNTDPYQRAEGRYRLMPGIIDALASSGTPFSILTKGTLLRRDLPLLTDASQQVPIDLAMSIAVYDDDLQRSVEPGTPSTDARLATVTAARDAGFDCTVFLMPILPYLTDTRAHLDDALRRAKAAGATGVIHSALHLRGAVKPWFLQWLEREHPELVPKYRAMYPGAAAYAPKAYRDWLAERIRPLIRAHGLVRVREDPATGGVRFTARSAGARIGRPGAPGLAPPAAGAVGPAAHDTAPTLF
- a CDS encoding sensor histidine kinase, yielding MSRAFARAGHAAALVCVAVAGIVGLVVAIGAVEPRGLIAFGVALAFAGLIGLIDLRPTITNTLVYLAGGTAIVFAAAVLVMSRDDLFTDSNNVLLSLPRTALILVGGAGIGTGIAVVWASLGWALGEAVVFVACTIVGGAWVINVPSLLVLLMLVAIRSFDGLARRSQRQRAIGLARAGRQARELALRHEYELRATARLHDTVLGHLVAISDAGSGPVSDRLRAGIRHDLGLVIGRDWAVDRRGESAPTATVGDALPPELLPLAFTAMADASLRVRVTGDLSVLSRVPPEQLAELDAAVAQCIVNVARHAQVDEMELAVGVGGGEVTVAVMDSGVGFDTSHVPEDRIGLRTSIRARVEQAGGTVRLWSTEGIGTTVVLTLPLEPHDDRPTAGEANA
- a CDS encoding thymidine kinase; translated protein: MAKLYFRYGAMNSGKSTALLQAAFNYEERGHEVLLAKPAVDTKGDREIVSRLGVTREVDFTIGPDDEVLPLFERQRAAVVERTGRDVSCLLVDEAQFLTANQVDDLLRIALMDDVPVLAYGIRTDFQTVAFGGSRRLLEVAHSLEELKTICRCGRKAIFNGRLIDGRYVFDGDQVAIDGQDVTYESLCGACYLQESGGVLNGRH
- a CDS encoding CPBP family intramembrane glutamic endopeptidase, with protein sequence MNRSDGARLGDDAAETAANARRRLVVGAVALVVAIVAIVAWGWLVRTVVIPEPVQLFAAYLVVWIPLAIAVVVAVRRHGSGSFVHDLGLRFRWIDLLWGFGVGCLVRGVSAVIETAVWGRMSGSGVAFGVDPAWAWFTLLVAPVLIGPLIEEVFFRGLTQRAVTDRSRAASARPRTAAAIGIVATALVFALLHLLEATSPGTAVVLELSSFTVGLGCGILAALTGRIGGAIIAHAVSNGLLVLLVVS